A stretch of Lysinibacillus agricola DNA encodes these proteins:
- a CDS encoding DUF1697 domain-containing protein — protein MTIYIALLRGINVGGHNKIIMAELRSSLEQLGLQNVKTYIQSGNILFESGETEEILQKKIQDKIKADYGISSFVVIRTSEELQQIVSQSPFSDQKISEADNSCKGECLHVALLPAAPSKVNRDKFLAYTNERELSIINGRDVHLLFYDSIRNSKLGNNLKKLEIPATVRNWKTLMKLSSMVEELKYKKSK, from the coding sequence ATGACTATATATATTGCATTACTTAGAGGAATTAATGTAGGCGGGCACAATAAAATCATCATGGCAGAATTAAGAAGTTCCCTTGAACAACTAGGATTACAAAATGTTAAGACATATATACAAAGTGGAAACATCCTTTTTGAATCAGGCGAAACTGAGGAGATTTTGCAAAAGAAAATTCAGGATAAAATTAAAGCGGATTATGGGATATCCAGTTTTGTTGTCATTAGGACATCAGAAGAATTACAGCAAATTGTAAGTCAATCTCCCTTTTCAGATCAGAAGATTTCAGAAGCGGATAATTCATGTAAAGGAGAATGTCTGCATGTTGCTTTGTTGCCGGCAGCTCCTTCTAAGGTCAATCGTGACAAGTTTTTAGCTTATACAAATGAAAGAGAACTCAGTATCATAAATGGAAGAGATGTGCATCTTTTATTCTATGACAGCATTCGAAACTCCAAACTTGGTAATAATCTGAAAAAGCTTGAGATTCCAGCAACTGTACGTAATTGGAAAACTCTCATGAAGCTTTCAAGTATGGTCGAAGAATTGAAATATAAAAAAAGTAAATAA
- a CDS encoding alpha/beta fold hydrolase, whose translation MPKVNANSITIHYKIKGQGTPILFLHGSGASWKMWEPQFKAFSSHYQMLMPDYRGHGDTTKEFPNNKYDHHIIVEDIKCFLDVLEISKIHVVGVSQGGQLATLLAIKYPTYVDKLVVSNSYSEMPTIAASWVLSISNFIFSLLPYSIIINIMMKFYKEDPYTQRILRESFSIDKKMLLAMKRAPFPTHTDQLHQIKSPTLVMGGEGKVITGVDEGKGSRTIFNHIQNAKLALFKDAFDPLSTMRRDIFNEMIIDFLEDKPLKQYKDVTIISK comes from the coding sequence ATGCCAAAAGTTAATGCGAACAGTATCACAATCCATTACAAAATTAAAGGTCAAGGAACGCCCATATTATTTTTACACGGCAGCGGAGCATCATGGAAAATGTGGGAGCCTCAATTTAAAGCATTTTCCTCACACTATCAAATGCTTATGCCTGATTATAGAGGACATGGTGATACGACAAAGGAATTCCCGAATAATAAATATGATCATCATATTATTGTGGAGGATATAAAATGTTTTTTAGACGTACTTGAAATTAGCAAAATTCATGTCGTCGGTGTGTCTCAGGGCGGTCAATTGGCTACTTTGCTTGCAATAAAATATCCCACATACGTAGATAAACTCGTAGTCTCTAATAGTTATAGTGAGATGCCCACAATCGCGGCGAGCTGGGTACTGTCGATCTCAAATTTTATATTTAGTCTACTTCCATACAGTATAATTATTAATATTATGATGAAATTTTATAAGGAGGATCCTTATACTCAACGGATATTAAGAGAGTCTTTTTCGATTGATAAGAAGATGCTGCTTGCAATGAAAAGAGCACCATTTCCAACTCATACTGATCAATTGCATCAGATAAAGTCACCTACGCTTGTAATGGGTGGCGAAGGAAAAGTTATTACGGGAGTTGATGAAGGGAAAGGATCTCGAACTATTTTTAACCATATTCAAAATGCAAAACTAGCATTATTCAAAGATGCATTCGATCCATTAAGTACGATGCGCCGAGATATTTTTAATGAAATGATTATCGATTTCCTAGAGGATAAGCCTTTGAAGCAATATAAGGATGTAACTATTATTAGTAAATAA
- a CDS encoding GbsR/MarR family transcriptional regulator has protein sequence MKNILLNDEQKVLIEDFGTYIESTGGARSLGKIWGYLLISGAPKSLDDMVNDLQISKGMASLSVRQGVQISLFRKVGIPGSKRDFYKLHSDAWTSTLHTSIAQGAMIAQYLRRAKNLVLEEQAVLTIDESIEFFEFVIQQTEQILVQWEKRKGSNTK, from the coding sequence ATGAAAAACATACTATTAAACGACGAGCAAAAGGTATTAATAGAGGATTTTGGAACTTATATTGAGTCAACAGGTGGTGCAAGGTCACTAGGTAAGATATGGGGATATTTGTTGATATCAGGTGCTCCCAAATCACTTGACGACATGGTGAATGACCTGCAAATAAGCAAAGGTATGGCATCATTGTCCGTTCGACAAGGTGTTCAGATTTCTTTATTTCGTAAAGTAGGGATTCCTGGTAGCAAGCGAGATTTTTATAAGTTGCATTCAGACGCATGGACATCAACTTTGCATACGAGCATTGCCCAAGGTGCGATGATAGCACAATATTTGCGTAGAGCAAAAAATTTAGTTCTTGAGGAGCAAGCTGTATTAACAATCGATGAAAGTATCGAGTTTTTTGAATTTGTGATCCAACAGACAGAGCAAATTTTAGTTCAGTGGGAAAAGAGAAAGGGTAGTAATACAAAGTAG
- a CDS encoding DHA2 family efflux MFS transporter permease subunit has translation MNTQGNHRWLVQIALAIGLLAVGLDLTILNLALPTLAIDLHATNRDLQWFADAYTLVFAAALLPAGLLGDRFGRKKVLIFGLILFGVASLACAYASTAVELIVGRVFLGLGAAFLVPLSMSIIPVLFTEDERPKAIGIWVMSNAIGIPLGPIVGGWLLNNYSWGSVFFINVPLILIALFAVFVLLPESQSVVKPRVDFIGVLSSSLGLVGITYGVIEVGEKGWDDITAVATIVIGVLLLVVFVFWEQRTKHPLVDPFLFRSSSFTWGSIMATIVSFLMFGLLFVMPQYFQAVKGADALGAGLRLLPLVGGLLVGSQISDKLQRRIGGKITIALGFLLLALAFMFGANTNIGNGYGYTSLWITIVGLGIGFVLPASMDVAMSALTAERSGVGSALIMAMRNIGGTMGVAILGTILSSKYRDKLDLNEFPSSVAKSVQRSITAGTQAASQLNSTQLLKSVHSAFIYGMDVILYVCGGVATLGIVLTLAFLKLRVSENKKLEFKQNTSGK, from the coding sequence TTGAACACTCAAGGAAATCACAGATGGTTGGTCCAGATTGCTCTTGCAATCGGTCTGCTTGCGGTCGGTTTAGATCTAACAATTCTCAATTTAGCACTCCCTACTCTTGCAATCGATTTACATGCTACCAATAGAGATCTTCAATGGTTTGCGGATGCCTATACGCTTGTCTTCGCTGCAGCTCTCCTTCCTGCCGGACTGCTTGGCGACCGATTTGGACGCAAAAAAGTACTTATTTTCGGATTGATTTTGTTTGGCGTTGCTTCTTTAGCATGTGCCTATGCCAGTACAGCAGTGGAATTAATTGTTGGTCGTGTATTTCTTGGTCTTGGTGCAGCATTTCTTGTTCCGCTATCCATGTCTATTATTCCAGTATTATTTACAGAAGATGAACGGCCTAAGGCGATTGGCATTTGGGTGATGTCTAATGCAATTGGCATTCCACTGGGCCCAATCGTAGGTGGATGGCTCCTTAACAACTATTCGTGGGGTTCAGTGTTTTTTATCAATGTTCCGCTTATTCTTATAGCTTTATTCGCTGTCTTTGTATTACTCCCTGAATCACAAAGTGTTGTAAAGCCAAGAGTAGATTTCATTGGTGTTTTATCATCAAGCCTTGGTTTAGTCGGTATAACCTACGGGGTAATCGAAGTTGGAGAGAAAGGTTGGGATGACATTACAGCAGTTGCTACAATCGTTATTGGGGTACTGCTTCTTGTAGTTTTTGTATTTTGGGAACAACGCACTAAACATCCGCTTGTTGATCCTTTCTTATTTCGATCTTCAAGCTTCACCTGGGGTTCAATTATGGCTACAATAGTTTCTTTTCTCATGTTCGGCTTATTGTTCGTGATGCCGCAATATTTTCAGGCAGTTAAAGGAGCAGATGCATTAGGTGCGGGTCTGCGTTTATTACCTCTTGTAGGCGGCCTTCTAGTTGGATCACAAATATCTGATAAACTCCAGCGACGAATCGGCGGAAAAATAACCATTGCGCTTGGTTTCTTGCTACTAGCTCTTGCTTTTATGTTCGGAGCTAATACAAATATCGGCAATGGCTATGGATATACTTCTTTATGGATAACTATTGTTGGGCTTGGTATCGGATTTGTGCTTCCAGCATCGATGGACGTGGCCATGTCGGCACTTACAGCAGAACGGAGTGGTGTAGGTTCAGCGCTAATTATGGCAATGCGTAATATTGGAGGGACGATGGGTGTAGCGATCTTAGGTACTATACTTAGCAGTAAATATCGTGATAAACTGGATTTGAATGAATTTCCAAGTAGTGTTGCAAAGTCTGTGCAAAGAAGCATAACGGCAGGTACTCAAGCTGCAAGTCAATTGAACTCCACACAACTGCTTAAATCTGTTCATTCCGCTTTCATTTACGGAATGGACGTCATACTGTATGTGTGCGGGGGCGTTGCCACTCTTGGAATCGTATTAACATTGGCTTTTTTAAAACTTAGAGTAAGTGAAAACAAAAAATTGGAGTTTAAGCAAAATACCAGTGGGAAGTGA
- a CDS encoding TetR family transcriptional regulator yields MKANNERVIGLRERKKAKTMAAIQMHALRLFREIGYHSTTVEQIAEAAEISPSTFFRYFPAKEDVLLTDNYDPLLIASFEEQPANITTLQAFRNAVISAMSNISVDELATVRERNMLIVTVPELRGAALNNLTQTMQMIAEMVAERIGRKSDDLEVRTFVGAVTGVNISMMFYYAENPEIDFARLLDEALSKLEGGFSL; encoded by the coding sequence ATGAAAGCAAATAACGAACGGGTTATTGGATTACGAGAACGAAAAAAAGCAAAAACTATGGCAGCGATTCAAATGCATGCGCTTAGACTTTTTCGCGAAATTGGCTATCATTCAACGACAGTAGAGCAAATTGCCGAGGCTGCAGAGATCTCTCCCAGCACTTTTTTCCGCTATTTCCCAGCAAAAGAGGATGTACTGCTCACTGACAACTATGACCCTTTACTAATTGCCTCATTTGAAGAGCAGCCAGCAAATATAACTACTCTACAGGCTTTTCGCAATGCAGTAATCTCAGCAATGAGCAATATATCTGTCGATGAGCTAGCTACTGTTCGTGAACGAAACATGCTCATCGTAACTGTCCCAGAGCTGCGAGGGGCAGCCTTGAATAACCTGACACAAACGATGCAGATGATTGCAGAAATGGTAGCGGAACGTATCGGTAGAAAGTCTGATGATTTAGAAGTACGTACTTTTGTTGGGGCCGTAACTGGTGTGAACATTTCAATGATGTTTTACTATGCGGAAAATCCTGAAATTGATTTTGCTCGATTGCTAGATGAAGCCTTGTCCAAATTAGAGGGTGGCTTTTCATTGTGA
- a CDS encoding cysteine hydrolase family protein gives MNQALLIIDAQQDLMDGSEKESAVFNKEKLIKNINLVIGKARKSNIPVVFVRDLDVAEGKGEGFYIHNGINVPNEAKIFDKKASNCFHGTELLNHLQSQEIKHVVVMGCSTQHCIDSAVRTATINGLDVTLVGDGHSTADSDVLSAEQIIKHHNHTLHGHYNVEHFSIVRNSEEDLYQPTHDTYR, from the coding sequence TTGAATCAAGCATTACTTATTATTGATGCTCAGCAAGACTTAATGGATGGCAGCGAGAAAGAAAGTGCTGTTTTTAATAAGGAAAAGCTTATTAAAAATATTAATTTAGTCATTGGCAAAGCAAGGAAATCCAATATTCCAGTGGTGTTTGTAAGGGATCTCGATGTTGCTGAAGGTAAAGGGGAAGGGTTCTATATTCATAATGGCATTAATGTACCTAATGAAGCTAAGATTTTCGATAAAAAAGCATCGAATTGTTTCCATGGGACTGAACTGCTAAATCATTTACAATCTCAAGAGATTAAACATGTTGTTGTGATGGGATGTTCAACGCAACACTGTATCGATAGTGCAGTAAGAACAGCAACTATTAATGGTTTGGATGTCACGTTAGTTGGTGATGGTCATTCAACAGCGGACAGTGATGTTTTAAGTGCAGAACAAATTATCAAGCATCATAATCATACACTTCATGGTCATTATAATGTCGAACATTTTTCTATTGTTAGAAATTCTGAAGAAGACTTGTACCAACCTACACATGATACGTATAGATAA
- a CDS encoding aminoglycoside adenylyltransferase domain-containing protein: MDSRVPIQVRKILNEYITLFQNKIPNTLEGFYLHGSIALNAYINGSSDIDFIAVVNRPLTDEDVGVISALHKELNRKYKDTGMDGCYLLVEDIGKKQCEVNGCLNVNEGKANWGNDNINPITWWILKNKGITILGADVATYNFSVDERVLDDYVLENMNSYWSSRLKKIKKYKAFLIPNKLVDLEVEWSITGILRQFYTLQEHDIVSKVDACKYALHHLPEEFHNIITEAISIREGSNIRYCNSKKQRIDATIQCMDYILKDCNSIKN, translated from the coding sequence ATGGATTCTAGAGTTCCTATTCAAGTTCGAAAAATTCTAAATGAATATATAACCCTATTTCAAAATAAAATACCGAATACGCTTGAAGGGTTCTATTTACATGGCTCAATTGCTCTTAACGCTTACATAAACGGATCTAGTGATATCGATTTTATTGCAGTTGTCAATAGACCATTAACTGATGAAGATGTGGGAGTAATATCCGCTCTTCACAAAGAATTAAATCGAAAATACAAGGATACAGGGATGGATGGATGTTATTTACTTGTTGAGGATATTGGAAAGAAACAGTGTGAGGTAAATGGTTGCTTAAACGTCAACGAAGGCAAAGCAAATTGGGGTAATGATAATATTAACCCAATTACTTGGTGGATTTTAAAAAACAAAGGGATTACCATTTTAGGGGCAGATGTAGCTACATATAACTTCAGTGTAGATGAAAGAGTGCTTGATGATTATGTTTTAGAAAATATGAACAGTTATTGGTCAAGTAGATTGAAAAAAATTAAAAAATATAAAGCATTTTTGATACCAAATAAATTAGTTGATTTAGAAGTAGAGTGGTCAATAACAGGGATTTTACGGCAATTTTACACACTGCAAGAACACGATATTGTTTCAAAAGTAGATGCTTGTAAATATGCATTACATCATTTACCCGAAGAATTTCACAATATTATTACCGAAGCCATCAGTATTCGAGAAGGTTCCAATATACGCTATTGTAATTCAAAAAAACAACGCATTGATGCCACTATTCAATGTATGGATTATATACTTAAAGATTGTAATAGTATTAAAAATTAG
- a CDS encoding DUF421 domain-containing protein, with translation MYTSYLQVVVQTIISFFVLLTLTRFLGKKQLSHLTFFNYVTGITIGSMAANMVVLKTIVYTKFLVSLIVWCVLTTLISYIALKSGKARTLLDGQPTIVIKKGKIDRKALANTKINIDDLTMMIRQYQVFSITEIDYAILEPNGMLSILKKPEFQSTQKIDLNIYPSSPAFIPIEIITDGKLMKRNLLEVGKSKEWLDNELKKANIQSIEEVFYAEIQPNGKIFIQKFD, from the coding sequence TTGTACACAAGTTATTTACAAGTAGTTGTTCAAACGATTATTAGTTTTTTTGTTCTTCTGACACTTACGAGGTTTTTAGGTAAAAAACAACTTAGTCACTTAACCTTCTTTAACTACGTAACTGGTATTACAATTGGCTCAATGGCAGCCAATATGGTAGTTTTAAAAACAATTGTATACACAAAATTTTTAGTAAGCTTAATTGTTTGGTGTGTGCTTACTACTTTAATTAGTTACATCGCACTAAAATCCGGAAAAGCAAGAACATTACTTGATGGACAACCGACAATCGTTATTAAAAAAGGAAAAATAGATAGAAAAGCTTTAGCAAACACTAAAATTAATATTGATGATCTAACAATGATGATTAGACAATATCAAGTTTTTTCAATTACAGAAATTGACTATGCTATTTTAGAACCGAATGGCATGCTTAGTATTCTGAAAAAGCCTGAATTTCAAAGCACCCAAAAGATTGATTTAAACATCTATCCTTCATCTCCGGCTTTTATCCCTATTGAAATCATCACTGATGGGAAGCTAATGAAACGAAATTTATTAGAAGTTGGAAAAAGTAAAGAATGGTTAGATAACGAATTAAAAAAGGCAAATATACAATCAATCGAAGAAGTTTTCTATGCAGAAATTCAACCGAACGGTAAAATATTTATCCAAAAATTTGATTAA
- a CDS encoding cupin domain-containing protein, whose protein sequence is MKLYQLSKENGKNITQFESNFIMSRIINTEASASIGCMYLEENGVIGYHQAVVPQLLLILEGKGYVRNEQEQYYQVQPGDAVFWEKDEWHETKTDKGLTGIVIESEQLNPAAFMPLK, encoded by the coding sequence ATGAAACTTTATCAATTGTCTAAAGAGAATGGTAAAAATATAACACAGTTTGAGTCAAACTTTATTATGTCTCGCATTATTAACACGGAAGCATCAGCTAGTATCGGGTGCATGTATTTAGAAGAAAACGGTGTTATTGGCTATCATCAAGCGGTGGTTCCCCAGCTACTCTTAATTTTAGAAGGCAAAGGATATGTAAGAAATGAACAGGAGCAATATTATCAAGTCCAACCTGGAGACGCAGTTTTTTGGGAAAAGGATGAATGGCATGAAACTAAAACGGATAAAGGATTAACTGGTATCGTGATAGAATCTGAACAATTAAATCCCGCAGCTTTTATGCCTTTAAAATAA
- a CDS encoding VOC family protein, whose amino-acid sequence MSETLIRIGTTYIPVSNVEQSCEWYVSKLGAKCNYQDSDKAILNFANQSFFLVRSMNNQSSNFIDCYGKEHFSITFEVDGLSALETIHKIFRDKGINVGEVENRGHAGRNFVFYDLDGNKFDVWSELSPTFKEKYKGEE is encoded by the coding sequence ATGAGTGAAACGTTAATTAGAATAGGAACTACGTATATTCCAGTCAGCAATGTAGAGCAATCATGTGAGTGGTATGTAAGTAAATTGGGTGCAAAATGTAATTATCAAGATAGTGATAAGGCTATTCTTAATTTTGCCAATCAAAGTTTTTTTCTTGTTAGATCAATGAACAATCAAAGCTCAAATTTCATTGATTGCTATGGTAAAGAACATTTTTCGATTACCTTTGAGGTTGATGGATTAAGTGCATTAGAGACTATTCATAAAATTTTTAGAGATAAAGGAATTAATGTTGGAGAAGTTGAAAATAGGGGGCATGCGGGTAGAAATTTTGTTTTTTACGATTTAGACGGAAATAAATTTGATGTGTGGAGTGAGCTGAGTCCTACATTTAAAGAGAAATATAAGGGTGAAGAGTAA
- a CDS encoding ABC transporter permease: protein MRTVFLLNLKSSIKDMYLLFWSILMPFAAIVSLRLFLPSYSGNYVEGIIAVSVFFYAFMTTAFIALSQRKRGVYNLLHATPMPLWKYIVSISSSWAVVAIILSYIVLLFSIVINQLNFSFNVLLYMTPIILIASLSFVFLSFFISSLVKNEGHLSMTANVLMIPMLLCSNAFFTMEKAPNLIQYISLVNPFEWFLNGIKAAFLNNLSIWGESLLLLLGCLALTLIISLKIFKYSDQ, encoded by the coding sequence ATGAGGACTGTTTTCTTATTAAATTTAAAATCCAGTATAAAGGATATGTATTTACTATTTTGGTCAATATTAATGCCATTTGCAGCTATTGTTTCGTTAAGGCTATTTTTGCCGAGCTATTCAGGAAATTATGTAGAAGGAATCATTGCCGTAAGTGTATTTTTTTATGCATTTATGACCACTGCTTTTATTGCGTTATCACAAAGAAAACGAGGCGTTTATAATTTACTTCACGCTACACCAATGCCATTATGGAAATATATCGTCAGTATTTCTAGTTCATGGGCTGTAGTAGCGATTATCCTATCTTATATAGTTCTTTTATTTTCTATCGTTATCAATCAACTAAATTTTTCTTTTAATGTCCTCTTATATATGACACCAATTATTCTAATAGCTTCGTTAAGTTTTGTATTTTTAAGCTTTTTTATTTCAAGTCTTGTGAAAAATGAAGGTCATTTAAGTATGACGGCAAATGTACTGATGATACCAATGTTACTTTGTAGTAATGCATTTTTTACAATGGAAAAGGCACCAAACCTGATTCAATATATTAGTCTAGTTAATCCATTTGAATGGTTTTTGAATGGAATTAAAGCCGCGTTTCTAAATAATCTTAGTATATGGGGAGAATCATTACTCCTTTTATTGGGATGCCTAGCTTTGACACTTATCATTTCGTTAAAAATATTCAAGTATAGTGACCAATAA
- a CDS encoding ABC transporter ATP-binding protein, with amino-acid sequence MRKLISASQLTKSYKTKCVVDHINVDIKEGEVVALIGSNGAGKTTTIGMLLGIIPQDSGTIEYWTTDYKKEMGTQLQSTPFFEGYSVEDNVKLFGAFYGLPLTNKKVEEKLAAFDLLQVKKTPALKLSIGQQKRLAIIVTTLHNPKLVILDEPSAGLDPRGQKEIQQIIKRLKDSGVAVLFSSHDMLEVMNVADRILIMHHGKIIANGSPDSLMAQYQIQNLEELFFELTK; translated from the coding sequence ATGAGAAAGCTAATTAGTGCTAGTCAATTAACGAAAAGTTATAAGACTAAGTGTGTCGTTGATCATATAAATGTTGACATTAAAGAAGGTGAAGTAGTTGCCTTAATTGGCTCGAATGGCGCTGGGAAAACAACAACTATCGGTATGCTCCTTGGCATTATTCCTCAAGACAGTGGAACAATTGAATACTGGACAACTGATTACAAAAAAGAAATGGGTACGCAGCTACAATCAACACCTTTTTTCGAAGGTTATTCTGTAGAGGATAATGTGAAATTATTTGGGGCATTCTATGGACTTCCGCTGACAAATAAAAAAGTTGAAGAAAAACTTGCCGCCTTTGATTTATTACAGGTAAAAAAAACGCCTGCTCTCAAATTGTCAATAGGACAGCAAAAACGCTTAGCAATTATCGTGACAACTTTGCATAATCCTAAACTAGTAATTTTGGATGAACCATCTGCAGGATTAGATCCAAGGGGGCAAAAGGAAATTCAACAGATCATTAAACGTTTAAAAGATAGTGGAGTGGCCGTGCTATTTTCTTCCCACGATATGTTGGAGGTAATGAATGTGGCTGACAGAATTTTGATCATGCATCACGGGAAAATAATTGCAAATGGTTCACCTGATAGTTTAATGGCACAATATCAAATTCAAAATTTAGAAGAATTATTTTTTGAATTAACGAAGTGA
- a CDS encoding PadR family transcriptional regulator — MTRLLVLAMLGLKPMTGYDIKVMLELNDAEQWGGVLIGSIYNALKKLEKDGYIEVASIESTGHRQKAIYQITEKGRAHEQELIIEALEKSSVVYPTTLYSGVSFAFKLPNAKAVEALEKQKKFLEHEEKVINAGYEAKLSAMQGEMPALTQLAFDNMLEIVKVQSKFVHQAIEIMKKNNSLE; from the coding sequence ATGACAAGGTTATTAGTTCTTGCTATGCTGGGGTTAAAACCAATGACTGGGTATGATATTAAAGTGATGCTTGAATTAAATGACGCTGAACAATGGGGTGGTGTGCTAATCGGCTCTATATACAATGCTTTAAAGAAGCTTGAAAAGGATGGCTATATAGAGGTGGCTAGTATTGAATCCACAGGTCATAGACAAAAGGCGATTTATCAAATTACTGAAAAGGGAAGAGCGCATGAGCAAGAATTGATTATCGAGGCTCTTGAAAAATCTTCTGTAGTTTATCCGACAACTTTGTATTCTGGTGTATCGTTTGCATTTAAACTGCCAAATGCTAAGGCTGTGGAAGCATTAGAAAAGCAGAAAAAATTTTTAGAACATGAAGAAAAAGTTATAAACGCTGGTTATGAGGCTAAACTGTCTGCAATGCAAGGAGAAATGCCAGCATTAACTCAACTAGCATTTGATAATATGCTAGAAATTGTTAAAGTGCAATCAAAATTTGTACATCAAGCTATTGAAATTATGAAAAAAAATAACTCTCTCGAATGA
- a CDS encoding MBL fold metallo-hydrolase — MHKDMNYGSDFKYIPATSIWSGDGVEVLPDIYQHTIQIVNIVLYGEPHKKEFVLVDAGMPKSAKEIISIAEKRFGSNSRPNALILTHGHFDHVGAIIDLIEHWGMPVYAHSLELPYLTDIKNYPKPDSAVNGGLLAKVSSIFPNEAINLGNNVESLPSNGSIPYMDGFRWIHTPGHTPGHISLFREEDRALIVGDAFVTVKQESLYKVLLQKKEISGPPRYFTTDWQAAWDSVKKLEALKPSVAITGHGLPMKGEELTRNLHKLATDFEQIALPNHSKFMN, encoded by the coding sequence ATGCATAAAGATATGAATTATGGTAGCGATTTTAAATATATTCCAGCAACATCAATTTGGAGTGGAGATGGTGTAGAAGTATTGCCTGATATATACCAGCATACAATTCAAATTGTTAATATCGTACTCTACGGTGAACCTCATAAGAAAGAGTTCGTATTAGTTGATGCAGGCATGCCAAAAAGTGCAAAGGAAATTATTTCAATAGCAGAGAAGAGGTTTGGATCAAATAGTCGACCGAATGCATTAATTTTGACGCACGGGCACTTTGATCATGTTGGGGCGATAATTGATTTAATTGAACATTGGGGTATGCCAGTTTATGCTCATTCTTTAGAATTACCTTATTTAACGGATATAAAAAATTATCCTAAACCTGATTCTGCTGTAAATGGTGGCTTACTAGCAAAAGTGTCATCAATTTTCCCGAATGAAGCTATTAACTTAGGAAACAACGTTGAGTCGCTCCCGTCCAATGGGAGTATTCCATATATGGATGGTTTTCGTTGGATTCATACTCCTGGCCATACGCCAGGGCATATATCTTTATTTCGCGAAGAGGATCGAGCGTTAATTGTTGGAGATGCCTTTGTTACGGTTAAACAAGAGTCGCTTTACAAAGTGTTGCTACAAAAAAAAGAAATTAGTGGACCGCCACGATATTTCACGACGGATTGGCAGGCTGCTTGGGATTCCGTAAAAAAATTAGAGGCACTAAAACCTTCAGTTGCTATTACAGGACATGGATTACCAATGAAAGGGGAGGAGCTTACTAGAAATTTGCATAAATTAGCGACTGACTTTGAGCAGATTGCTTTACCTAATCACAGTAAATTCATGAATTAA
- a CDS encoding DUF1266 domain-containing protein, with translation MKIFLIIVGIIVAIVILLIVGLITASKRIEKNSKKMRLEMEMANPLPKEKQHLLAYGANLALYRTDSPRILPIDVDHETLKEVLSSYWDVNNPEEAVETLEWLLTEGHRTRYDELLLALKAGQSFTEEEVGKSQECYESAQEAMMKKLSFTKSDFDQVDTIAAWDFDRAVNVARWSYLVGYITEEQAWGYIARAADAGSHFFQSWKDYFMSFAFGRAIAYEGDIYDILWNGKELLEEKDSIWNEFSIQRSTTVSR, from the coding sequence TTGAAGATTTTTCTAATTATTGTAGGAATTATTGTGGCAATTGTGATTTTACTTATTGTGGGTTTAATTACAGCGAGCAAGCGAATTGAGAAAAATAGTAAAAAAATGCGATTAGAAATGGAGATGGCTAACCCTTTACCGAAAGAGAAACAGCATTTGCTTGCCTACGGTGCCAATCTCGCTCTTTACCGCACTGATTCGCCACGGATACTGCCGATAGATGTAGATCATGAAACTTTGAAGGAGGTCCTTTCTTCATACTGGGACGTTAATAATCCAGAGGAGGCTGTTGAAACCCTGGAATGGCTACTTACGGAAGGGCATCGTACGAGATATGATGAGCTTCTTTTGGCATTGAAAGCTGGCCAGTCTTTTACAGAGGAGGAAGTGGGAAAATCGCAGGAATGCTATGAATCTGCCCAAGAAGCGATGATGAAGAAGCTTTCCTTTACGAAATCCGATTTTGACCAGGTGGACACTATTGCTGCCTGGGATTTTGACCGAGCTGTAAATGTTGCAAGATGGAGCTACTTAGTTGGTTATATTACCGAGGAACAGGCATGGGGATACATAGCGCGAGCAGCTGATGCCGGAAGCCATTTCTTCCAATCCTGGAAGGACTATTTTATGTCATTTGCATTTGGCCGAGCCATTGCCTACGAGGGTGACATATACGATATCCTTTGGAACGGAAAAGAATTACTGGAGGAAAAGGATTCAATCTGGAATGAATTTAGCATTCAACGATCCACAACAGTAAGCCGATAA